One Zymoseptoria tritici IPO323 chromosome 5, whole genome shotgun sequence genomic window, TGCAAGACCCACCACGTTGCCCACGTCTGGCTAGCCTGTGTGTAGTGCCCGCCCACTAGCTGGAGTTACCTGGTCCTTCGTGTAGAATCGCTTGCTCGACTCGGTATCGGCGGTTACGTTATTGGCAGCACCTCTGCGAGTTAATCTGTCACGAGTGGGAACGGTCCGACCAAGGCCAAGCTTGCAAGGCTCCGGCACCAGGATTCACCGGCAAGGCAGGGTTGTGTTGAGTCGAGGGAGAGTGCAGTAGGTGCGTGCGGGCTTCGTTACGTGGATGGGCGTATTAGATTAGGCAAGGTGTGGAAAAAATTAGAGGTCGTGCCCAGTCAAACGGACCGCCGGcgtgcagcagcagcgtccagcattattgttgttgttatccGGTGGTTTAAATTCCCACCCAAAATCCAAGTAAGCCAGCCAGACCAGACCCAGGCCGACCGACCGCCCGCCCGTTTTGACGCTTTCTCTGTGCTGCCATTTTCCACCAACGCTCGGCATCGCGGCATCGCCCGCCCTATCGCGCGCAATCGTCCGTCCTTTTTATCCCCAGCTCCGTCCACACCTTCGAAgctttcttctcttcttccactaCAGCTGCGCGTCTTTCTCCCCGACACGACAGTAGTGACACTCTTTCCCTCACGGCTGCCCTCCATTGATTTGGACAATGGCCGCTCCACGTGTCAGCTTCTCCGACAAGGACTTGGAGAATGGCGAAGGTGGTCCCGAACGGTACGTTGTTTTGATcctgccgccgccgtcgccgcatTGATATCACCACCACGACGCTTTCCTTCCACCCACCAGCAATCGCACTCGTGCAGCTGCATCCGCGGCGCATCCACTCGCACGGCAAGGCAATCACTGACAAGCTCGAATAGATCGCGCAAGTGGTCGCAGGCTCCTGGCAACATCGAGGACCTAGGTAAGACGCGCTGCATTCACCACACCCGCACCATGAAATTCAATGCATCTGACTTTGTCGATTTAGACGAGTACACCGCTCTCCAGAAGTACATCTCTACCTACCGTGATCCCAAGCTCGCCCAGCAGGATGAGGTCGCCAATGCGCACGCCGAgtcgcagaagaagaagccgtggCAGGTTCGTTGCCACTTCACCTCTCCGCACACACCCTTCGTCCACTGACCAACCCGCGCAGTTCTGGAAGAAGGCCCCGAAGGCTgaagatgatggcgatgCCATGGTCGTCCCCGAGGATTGGCTCAATGCCGACATCCGCCAGGGTATCACCAACGCTGATGTCGAGAGTCGCCGGAAAAAGTTTGGCTGGAACGAAATCTCCACCGACAAGGAGAACTTGTTCATCAAGTTCTTGACCTTCTTCACTGGCCCTATTCTCTACGGTACGTCTCATCATCCATTCACACTTCGGCATGCACAATGGCTGGTCATGAGTGCTTGCGGGcgcaaaaagcttggcacAACGGCCATGCTGCATTGCATGTTTGATCTGCACGATGCCGCCCTGTTGTCGCAGAGCGAAAGCTAATTCTTGGCAGTCATGGAACTCGctgtcctcctcgccgccggtcTCCGCTCTTGGATCGATTTCGGTGTCATTATCGCCATTCTTTTGCTCAACGCCGCCGTCGGTTGGTACCAGGAAAAGCAAGCTGCCGATGTCGTCGCCAGTCTGAAGGGTGACATTGCCATGAAGGCGACCGTCGTCCGTGATGGTCAGGAACAGGATATCAAGGCTCGCGAGCTCGTCCCCGGTGACATTGTCGTCATCGAGGAGGGTCAATCCGTGCCAGCCGATTCTCGTCTCATCTGCGACTACGAACACCCCGAGGACTTTGAGAAGTACAAGGAGCTCCGCGAACAGCACGCTCTGAACCCCGAGGAGGATCCTGCTGGTTCCGAGGACGCCGAGGGTGAAGAGGGTGAGGGCATCCAGCACCAAGGTcactccatcatcgccgccgaTCAGTCCTCCATCACTGGAGAGTCTCTCGCCGTTGACAAGTACATGGGCGACACCGTCTACTACACCACTGGCTGCAAGCGTGGCAAGGCCTACGGTGTTGTCTTGACCTCCGCCAAGTTCTCCTTCATCGGTCGCACTGCTACTCTCGTCCAGGGCGCCAAGGATCAAGGACATTTCAAGGCCATCATGAACAGCATCGGAACAGCGCTCCTCGTTCTCGTCATGTTCTGGATTCTCGTCGCCTGGATCGGTGGTTTTTTCCGTGGAATCAACCTTGCTACCCCCGAggcctcctccaacaccctcCTTCACTACGTTCTGATCCTGTTCATTATCGGTGTGCCTGTCGGTCTGCCCGtcgtcaccaccaccactctcGCCGTCGGtgccgcctacctcgccaAGCAGCAAGCCATCGTCCAGAAGCTCACTGCTATTGAGTCGCTCGCTGGTGTCGATGTTCTGTGCTCCGACAAGACCGGAACTCTCACTGCCAACCAGCTCTCCATTCGTGAGCCTTACGTTGCCGAGGGTGAGGACGTCAACTGGATGATGGCCTGCGCCGCCCTTGCGTCTTCTCACAACATCAAGTCGCTCGACCCCATCGACAAGGTTACCATTCTTACGCTCAAGCGCTACCCCAAGGCCCGTGACATTCTCAAGGACGACTGGAAGACCGAGAAATTCACTCCCTTCGACCCTGTCTCCAAGCGCATTACGACCATCTGCACGCTCCGCGGCGACCGCTTCACCTGCGCCAAGGGCGCTCCCAAGGCCGTTCTCAACTTGACCGAATGTTCTAAGGAGACCGCCGATATGTTCAAGGACAAGGCTACTGAGTTCGCTCGCCGTGGTTTCCGCTCTCTCGGTGTCGCCTACCAGAAGAATAACGACCCATGGGTTCTTCTCGGTATGCTTTCCATGTTCGACCCTCCCCGTGAGGACACCGCCCAGACCATCATCGAGGCCCAGCAGCTCGGTGTCCCAGTCAAGATGTTGACGGGTGATGCCATTGCTATCGCCAAGGAGACTTGCAAGATGCTTGCCCTCGGAACCAAGGTCTACAACTCGCAGAAGCTCATTCACGGCGGTCTTTCCGGCACCACCCAGCACGATCTCGTTGAGCGTGCTGATGGTTTCGCTGAGGTCTTCCCCGAGCACAAGTACCAGGTCGTGGAGATGCTCCAGCAGCGTGGTCACTTGACTGCCATGACTGGTGACGGTGTCAACGATGCTCCATCTCTCAAGAAGGCCGATTGTGGTATCGCCGTCGAGGGCTCCTCCGAGGCTGCTCAGGCTGCCGCCGAtatcgtcttcctcgcccCAGGTCTCTCCACCATCGTTTTTGCCATCAAGACTGCCCGCCAGATCTTCCAGCGCATGAAGGCCTACATCCAATACCGTATCGCTCTCTGTCTCCATCTGGAAATCTACTTGGTCACCTCGATCATCATCATTCGCGAGGTCATCGCCTCCGAGctgatcgtcttcatcgcccTGTTCGCCGATTTGGCCACCGTCGCCATTGCCTACGACAACGCCCACTCCGAACAGCGCCCTGTCGAGTGGCAATTGCCCAAGATTTGGATCATCTCCGTCATCCTTGGTATCGAACTCGCTATTGCTACCTGGATCGCCCGTGGTACATTCTTCATGCCAGGCGGTGGTCTCATCCAGAACTACGGAAACTTCGAGGAGATTCTCTTCTTGGAGATCGCTCTTACCGAGAACTggctcatcttcatcacccGTGGTGCGCAGACTCTCCCATCGTGGCAGCTCGTTGGTGCCATTCTCGGAGTGGACATTCTGGCTACCCTGTTCTGTATCTTCGGATGGCTCAACTCCAGCATCTACCAGCGCCCTCTCCCATCCCCGATGTCTACCTTCCAGCAGACCGCCAACGGCCACACCGATGTCGTCACCGTCGTTGTTGTCTGGATGTTCTCGATTGGTGTGATGATTGTCATTGCCATCACCTACTACCTCCTCAACAAGATTCCCGGTCTCGCAGATCTTGGACGCCAGAACCGCAGTCTCCACGACACCCAGATGGAGAACATCATCGGCCACCTGAGCAAGCTCGCGCTCAAGCACGAGCGTGACGAGAACGGCGATGCCCGATGGACTTTGGCCACCAAGGCCActgatgacgaggacgacgactaGTCGCCTCTTGAGATACCACATTTTCCTTGTCAAATTCACAAGTACGAGTAGGAAACAGACGCGTGTTGATTCCATTACTGAGAGGAACTACTCCAGGTGCCTGCTCCTGTCTTTGAGGGAGCGAAGTGCACTGTACATAAATCTTCTGGTAGATGCTTAAATGCGCTGTTGAACTGTTAACCTTCGTTCAACATCTTTATCACTACAATCGTCTTTCAAGAAGTCTCAGAGCCTGTCACCGCCTTTTCCCATCGTTGCTCTTGGGGAGTCTTGGCCTTGTAAACACCGTCGTCACCTCCACGTCGTGCCTTAAGTTTCCCGTTGCATGCTCAACCTTCCCGATAAGATCCTTGCGATCCCCAGTCACGGCAAGAGGCGGCATCTCGGGTTCGACAAGGGACCCGAATGGAGACACGCGCAGGATTGCCCGGACAAAAATGACAACACCAAATATTATTTCACAAGGTCTCTCATGATTACTGCGACCTCACGCGGGCATGATCCTGGATTTGAGGACTCGCAGGGATGACAGCGATATCTGCGATTATTTGCACCGGCGGACATTTGCTGTGCGACGGCGATGAGCTGCGGCGATCGCTTCAACAGTTTCAACACCAAATCACAGAACGTCTTCAAGCGAACATCCTGAAGACAGCGAATTCTAGTCTAGCGGCGGCGACTTCACGGCGCAATGCGAATCGCAACTTCCGGCGGATCCAACGCGGACACCGTCGACAGCCGTTCAAGGACTGTTTTGGACCTCGTGTATTGTTTTTGGGTCGAAGATTGATGTGGGCCCGAGAGTGGAGGACAATTTCTTGTGATGCGAAATTTGGGACCCACGGAGATGATGTCGAACGTCCCTTCTATCGTTCGTCTGAATCTACCGAAATTGTTGTCCATTTGCCGTAGGAGGGGATACTGTGGGAACTGTTTCAGGGAAGTGCATTATGCTTCGACTCTTCCCTTTCCTTGGAGTTGACGTGCATCACAGTACGATGTCGGCTTGCTTCCTCCATCTTTGAGCTTACCTTGAACTTGGAATCTTGCGGAACGTGCGACTCGAGGCGACAGCCATCGACCAGGCACCGGGAGCGTAAAGAGTAAGGACCAGGGAGCTGCAAGTCGTGGGCTGGAACACGGTCCGGATACCATGGATCTTGCGAAGACGCCGTGAAAGCTACAAGCGGTCGACCGTTGTCCATGACAATGGATGTGTTTCTGGACACCATGAGCGATGTGTTGGCATGGAAGATTCACGACGGCTGTGCATAGCCATAAACCATGACCGAACATCTCGAATGGGCGATCTCAGTGCAGCATAACAAGCCAACAAGTATACCCACTATCGCAATCTAATTGATCGTATACCCGCCGTCGACAACCATGGCCGTACCTTGAATGAAGCTGGCTTTGGAGCTGGACAGGAACAAGACGGCATCTGCAACCTCTTGGGCGGACCCAGCTCGGCACCTATCGATAAGAGGAGTCAGAACTGAGCATGTGCAAAGATCCGGTCGCTTGCGGCTGGGTGCTTCAGTGCCTGAGTGCCAGTACGTGCGACGCAAGCCCAATCGGACGAGATTCCGGACGTCGACTTACATAGGGGCAATCGCTATTGCTGGTCCCAGGACGTCCATGTTTGGCCGTGTCATGGGCGTATCGATCACGCCCGGGCAAACGCTTCGAGACCGTGTTAGCGTTGGCCGCTTTATGAGGCTCATCAAATGAAATGGCAAATTTACCAATTGACGCGGATATCGTCCTTGCTATAATCAATAGCATCGCAACGTGTCATGCTAATGACAGCTGCCTTCGATGCACAGTATGCCGCTGATTGGAATGAGCAATTGTTGACGGGCCATGGAGTCATCAAACGAGAGGTACTGACCAGCTGCCGGTCTTCCCACGATTCCAAGTTGGCTGGCGATGTTGACAATGCTACCACGACTGCCTGGTCGACCATCGTGCGTTGGTAAAGGTTCTTGCTTGAGCATCTGCTGGATCTCGGCTCGAGAAGTGAGCCAGCAACCACGGTAGTTGACGCCATTGATGCGATCGAAGTCAGGAGTGGTGGTTTCGTGGCTTCGTTCGTTATTGCTGAGGATGCCTGTCGTGGATGGTTATGTAtatcgatgaagatgagtaTCTGGAGTTGACCAACCAGCGGCATTCACAGCGTAGTCGATACGTCCGAAAGCCTCGACGGCTCTAGATATCAAGTTCGTGATCTGATCTTCCTGCAAGACGTCCATTGTAATGCGAAGGACTGTGACTCCATCCGATCCAGCAGCGGCTTGAACCAACCTCTCCGTCGCAAGAAGTCCATCGGCGTTACGGTCTGCGACAACAATTGTTCGACATCCTTCTTGGGCGAATGAAGTCGCTATAGCCTGCCCGATACCTTGTAATATCGTGTCAATGCGAAGAGTTGACCGCCGTTCTTGGGCTATGATTCGTACCCGACGCTGCACCTGTGACAAGAGCCACGCCGTGGAATAGGGTCATCTCTAGGACTTGAAAGCGAGTAGACTAACTTGTTGTTCGCCAGAAATCCTCAAGTCGTTCAAGATTGTATATTTGTCTTGAAAAGTCGCCAGGTGTTGAAGAACGAGATGATGTAAAGATAGGCCGAACCTTGGCCGCGACAAGTCATTGCCCGGGCAGCTTCCACGAAGCTTGACCTTGCTCTTACTCCCTTCGACACCTTGCTCTTACTCCCTTAGAGCTTCCTCTACACCACGGGACATAGCAAGACATGCATCAATACCAGCGTGCGCTTGAGACAGATTTCATCCCGAGACTCGTCTGCCTCGAGCCTGGACCAGTCTTTGTCGACGAGTTTCAGACCATTGTGTGGCAGTTGCTTATCGATACTTTGCCAGCAATGGCATCGGCATTCTCTTGCCAATGCACAGGAGGAGCACAAACTATCTGGTGAAGGAGGATGGCCCTCGAGCACGTCGCACTGCCAAAGGAATCGCAAATCCAAGGGTGTCCTTCGGCAGTCCTGTTCTTGATGAGTTGAACTGACGGCTGCTTAGGGTTATTGGTGCTTAGGGTCATGGCTCGACAACACACCTCTTTTATAGGCACGGAAAGCTTGGTATACCGCATGAGCAGGACATCAGGACCAAGAGAATGTCGCGAACTGAAGCACGACGTTGTCAACTACTGGTGATCGAGCTCAGCAAGACCGACACGAAATAGGGAATCTATGGCTCCCAGGATCCGGTCGCTGGCGAGAACGAGAACCTGCCGCATCTATGCATCAGCCTCGATCCGGTCGATCAGACTTCAACTTGAGAACATCGAGACCATTGGAGCCAGACCGAGGTGAGGTCTTCGAggcgaagacgtcgagagCTTGTTGCTTAACACGGGACGGCGAGCACGCAGAAGATGATTATGCACGTCCGGGTCTCTGAGATCGATGGACGTCGAAGTCTCCATGGTCTCGCAGCCGCAGTGCGAGACACAGGCAGTGCAACATTTGGAATTGAGTACTGCAGATATCCGGACTGCGGCTAGTTGTGAGACCACGATTGCTTGGACACATGCAGGTTGCCGTGCCTCGGAGGCCCCCTCTTGCAGTCACACCAAGGCTGTCATATTCGATACCTAGGCGACTGACATCTATGCGCACGACGACTATGTGGTGGACTCGCGGTTCGCATGTGCTGGTCGCTTTCTTTGCTGTCTACCGTTGCTGCATGCAGTCGCGCACGAGCGACGACCCTGGTAGGCGAAGTGAATGACCTTTTCAGCAAATGGCACTAGTGTTGAAGCTTGTTTTTTCGTGGTCCGTGGGCAAACATCATCGAACGTCCTTGTGATCGATTACTCCAACTTGATTCCATCGAACAGGGCATGCGCTTCTTCGCTCGTCTCGACCTCAGCGGCAACTTCGATCTGGACAGAAATCACCATCGACCCCTATCATGGCTCCCGCCAATGCTTTCCGCATCATTCTCGGCGCACTCGTTTCACTTCACTTGCTCGCATCGTCGGTGACTGCGCagaactgctactatccAAACGGAGATCTGTCCAAGGTGGACGCACCCTGTTCTTCCGACGGAGGAATGTGCTGCGCCGTCGGCTGGGAGTGCCTCAGCAATGGCCTCTGCTACTTGGAGGCTGAAGACTACACCGAGCGAAGATCCTGCACAGACCAAAGCTGGGGAGACGACTGCTCTCAGTTCTGTATCACAGGTGAGGTGCCATGATTTGGATATGCGCAAGGAGTTGACGCTGACCAAAAATACCAGGAGCTTCCGTCATCGGCAATGAAGCCATCCAGCAATGCTCGGACGGACATTGGTGCTGTGACGCCGACCGCCATCAAAGCACACCATACTGCTGCGACAGCAAAAACGCCTCGCTAGTCATCGATGTCCCAGATGGTCGCCAGATCGGCTTCATCTCGAGTCtgtctccgccctcctcaacGGCACCCTCAAGCCGTTCCACACGCcaatcctccaccgccacgaGCGACTCGTCCTCAGCTTCAACTTCATCACCTCCCTCGACCTCAACAACTCCAACGCCAACGACCATCACCCGCCTCGACACGACCTCAGACTCCAACGGACAAGCCACGACCATCACTTCGCTCATCACCTCCGTGCCATCACCCACCTCGACGTCAGCCATCTCACCCTCTTCGAAagcttcatcatcatccggTCCCAAGACCCTCACGATCATCATCGCTGTCATCGTCCCCGTCGTGGtactctccctcctcgctctcgccTACATTCTCTACCGCCGACACAAACGCAACAAACCCGCACAACTCGCCCTCGCGCCCCCTGAAATGGTAAACATGTACCGCGACCCCGACGCCACGCCCGAACTCAACGGAGACTTCCCCACAACAGGCGCAGGCGGCGGAGCAATCGACAACAAAATCGAGCGCAAAAGCGAACTCTACGGCTCCACTCCcgcaggagaaggaggaagaggaggctACGCCATCCACCAACACAGCCCAGCCgtctcctccctcaccaaCTCGAACGGCACGAATCGCAACAGCGCAGCCACCGATCCACCGCTCTACAGTCCCGTCTCTGGTATCCAGCAGTCTCCGCCACTCGGAGGAGCAGGAGTAGGAAACGCAGGCAACACGCCCATGCTGCCGCAAGTCCAGGAAGAACAGGCGCACGAATTATGGGGTGGGGACTGGCCTGGTCGGATGATGTATgcgccttcgccgccgccgcaggtGTTGCAGCCTGGCTATACGGCGTATCGAGCGACACTCCCGACGGAGGATGGACCCAAGGCCAATCTAGTCGGTGGACAGGGCGGAGAGGTTGCTGGGAAGGGCGAGCCAGTTGGGCAGGGAGACGAGAGTGAAGAGGTGAAGCCGAAGGATTATTGAGGCGAGAGACGAATGGAAAGCGAGGATCGATGAGTGGCATTATGATAGTGTGCGTCATACGGCAGTGAGGCGGAGCAAGGACGGCAAGATGGTAATGTTGCCCCAGGGCTTGCCATTGTTGTTATCTTGAGGCCTTGGAGGTTTGAAGTCATACATATGTGCGTCAAGGCGCGGAACCCCTCATCTACAAGCGATAGTGAAGTGAAGCACGATCAACGCGAGACTGGGGACAAGTCCTCTTGAGCGTTGGTGACAGAACAAAGTGGTGTTGAGCACTGCTTCTGCTGCCTGCTATTCAGGCAGAGGACCTCACACCCAAAACGGGTCTGTGAGACAGTAGTCGAGACTTTTAATGTACACAGTGCAGGAAGCCTGATTTGCATTTCGGTGAGCCCAACAGCACACGCTCCATCGTCCACATCCCATGCTTCGTCATTGCAGTCGTGAAGTTCGATACAGTCAACTTCCCTTCGAGCCCATCCTTTCCTCCTTTCCATCCAATCGTCATGGTTCCACGCATCAGTAACACCGTACGCCACGCTAGAATGAACAAAGCCTCCAGGACTCGAACGTGTTATGAGATCGACGGAAGGACAGCCGGCGTCGCATCGGCGTCTTCCATCTTCACATCGTCGTCAATTGCAGATCCgccctcagcagcagcagcctcaCCCGAAGATGAAGGTTGAACGACGGGTACTACCGCGGCAGGACCGGATGCCGTCGAGGCCGGTGAGCTCTCACGGTCGGCTTTGCCATCTGGTTCCTTGTCCTTCGCTTTGCTGCGACGAGTGTAGTCACTCAAGCTCAGCTTCTTGCGTGCAGGACTGGGAGAAACGGCTGCGGTGACGGCTGGCGAGAACATCGGGCCTGTCGTAAAGCTGCCAGGAGATTGTGCGGCGGGACCGTTAGCAAGTATGGGCTGTGAGAACGGGTTCGACGGTGGAGGTGGCATCGCTATGTGCAGGTCCGGTTGCTTCGACGACTCTTCGCCAGCTTCGGGTTCGGTAGACTTGATAACAGGACGTAGTGGTGGTACCGGCGGCAGTACAGGTGGGGACTGCTTGCTGGTGCTTGGTGAGTCCTCAAGGTTTGGCGGTTCAGGCGATGGTTGTTCCTCCGCTAAAGCTTCGGCCTTCGTCCCTTCCTGCGGCGCGTCTTCCATCTCGGCATCCTGGTCGACTTCCACTTTTGACGCGTCAAGGGCGACGGCTTCCGGAAGCGGCGACGATGGCGCCGCGGGTGATGACATCGACTCGACAGGCTGCACAATTGGCTTCTCGGTGTCCATCTGATCTGCTTCATCAACTGATGTCTTTACCGGGCTGGTCGACAATGCCGCGCAAGAACTGGCGTTGTTTCGTGCACAGCGCTCCAGCAACCTCTGCCTCGTCGAGACATACGGCCTCCGTGACGATGGTGTGGGCGCGCGTTGCGTTGCTTCTTCCTGATCCATGTCGCATTGAGTTTCGGAATCGACGTAGACGGGCTTCGGCCGCTTCGCAATTCTGCCAGAAGGTCTCATGGGTGCCTTTTGTGTCTTCGGTTTGCGACCCATGGTCGACTTGGCTGGAGGGAGAGAGGCTTGCTTGGGTGTGCCACTGTCGGGATGCCTTGACGACGTCGTTGTAGGTGGTAATCCCAATTGTTTCGACGTGGTCGCACTCGGTGTGTTCAAGCTCGAGCCAGCACTATTGCGCTTCTTTTTTGCTTGTTTGCCTgtcctctcttcctcttgccgTCGAAATatctcttcctctttcgCCATCTTTTTGCGCTCCCGCTCAGAGATCTCAGGAATCACAGGCTGCGTGCCATTGGCAGAGTAGTGCGTGTTCGGTGTGATGTCCCGACTCGCCGAATCGCGACCTGCGGATCCAGAAGCTGACCGTGAGTCAGTGCCGTCGTCATCGGCCTCGACTTTGCGTGCTTCGCTGCCAGAACGACTGTTGAGCGCTGCTGTATTGAGCGGCGAGACCTGAGGCCCTTTacgcttcttcgacttcggcaTCCTAGTGGTAGGTGCCTCGTCTTCGTTGTTACGATTGCGACGGTCAAATCGTGACATCTTGCAGCTGCCTTCCGGCAGACCGCAGGCACACGGGCCACAATTAGCAAGAGCTGTGGACACCCAAGCGGAGAGAAGTTCCATGTGCT contains:
- a CDS encoding H(+)-exporting P2-type ATPase — its product is MAAPRVSFSDKDLENGEGGPERSRKWSQAPGNIEDLDEYTALQKYISTYRDPKLAQQDEVANAHAESQKKKPWQFWKKAPKAEDDGDAMVVPEDWLNADIRQGITNADVESRRKKFGWNEISTDKENLFIKFLTFFTGPILYVMELAVLLAAGLRSWIDFGVIIAILLLNAAVGWYQEKQAADVVASLKGDIAMKATVVRDGQEQDIKARELVPGDIVVIEEGQSVPADSRLICDYEHPEDFEKYKELREQHALNPEEDPAGSEDAEGEEGEGIQHQGHSIIAADQSSITGESLAVDKYMGDTVYYTTGCKRGKAYGVVLTSAKFSFIGRTATLVQGAKDQGHFKAIMNSIGTALLVLVMFWILVAWIGGFFRGINLATPEASSNTLLHYVLILFIIGVPVGLPVVTTTTLAVGAAYLAKQQAIVQKLTAIESLAGVDVLCSDKTGTLTANQLSIREPYVAEGEDVNWMMACAALASSHNIKSLDPIDKVTILTLKRYPKARDILKDDWKTEKFTPFDPVSKRITTICTLRGDRFTCAKGAPKAVLNLTECSKETADMFKDKATEFARRGFRSLGVAYQKNNDPWVLLGMLSMFDPPREDTAQTIIEAQQLGVPVKMLTGDAIAIAKETCKMLALGTKVYNSQKLIHGGLSGTTQHDLVERADGFAEVFPEHKYQVVEMLQQRGHLTAMTGDGVNDAPSLKKADCGIAVEGSSEAAQAAADIVFLAPGLSTIVFAIKTARQIFQRMKAYIQYRIALCLHLEIYLVTSIIIIREVIASELIVFIALFADLATVAIAYDNAHSEQRPVEWQLPKIWIISVILGIELAIATWIARGTFFMPGGGLIQNYGNFEEILFLEIALTENWLIFITRGAQTLPSWQLVGAILGVDILATLFCIFGWLNSSIYQRPLPSPMSTFQQTANGHTDVVTVVVVWMFSIGVMIVIAITYYLLNKIPGLADLGRQNRSLHDTQMENIIGHLSKLALKHERDENGDARWTLATKATDDEDDD
- a CDS encoding uncharacterized protein (Membrane (probable ER membrane bound) which probably follows the secretory system. Predicted highly glycosylated. No reliable hits with protein databases, neither with hypothetical (not significant). It just matches at serine aa. Theoretical pI: 4.87 Probable M graminicola specific protein (novel gene). ...), whose protein sequence is MAPANAFRIILGALVSLHLLASSVTAQNCYYPNGDLSKVDAPCSSDGGMCCAVGWECLSNGLCYLEAEDYTERRSCTDQSWGDDCSQFCITGASVIGNEAIQQCSDGHWCCDADRHQSTPYCCDSKNASLVIDVPDGRQIGFISSLSPPSSTAPSSRSTRQSSTATSDSSSASTSSPPSTSTTPTPTTITRLDTTSDSNGQATTITSLITSVPSPTSTSAISPSSKASSSSGPKTLTIIIAVIVPVVVLSLLALAYILYRRHKRNKPAQLALAPPEMVNMYRDPDATPELNGDFPTTGAGGGAIDNKIERKSELYGSTPAGEGGRGGYAIHQHSPAVSSLTNSNGTNRNSAATDPPLYSPVSGIQQSPPLGGAGVGNAGNTPMLPQVQEEQAHELWGGDWPGRMMYAPSPPPQVLQPGYTAYRATLPTEDGPKANLVGGQGGEVAGKGEPVGQGDESEEVKPKDY